The following are encoded together in the Dehalococcoidales bacterium genome:
- a CDS encoding aspartate aminotransferase family protein has product MSSTWFDEEKNYYMPTFKRLPITLVRGQGNQVWDENGKEYLDFVAGWAVNSLGHCHPVVVDAVCKQAAQLIHTSNSYYTIPQLNLARLLVENSCMDKVFCCNSGTEANEGAVKLARRYGHRYLNGAYEVITALGSFHGRTLAMVSASGQTRHQAPYVPLPAGFVNVEFNNIEALKAATSKKTCAVMLEPVQGEGGVNIADYEYIRAIRKWCDEKNILLILDEVQTGIGRTGELFAYMHFGIEPDIITLAKGMGSGLPVGAIAARERASVFGAGEHGSTFGGNPVTCAAAYATVSYIIENNLPAHAADMGRLFCQGLDSLVQHYDIVSSHRGMGLLQALQFEKDIADELVLKCLNNGLLINRLKPNAIRIMPSLIITQEEVEKGLGLLEKSIKGF; this is encoded by the coding sequence ATGAGCAGCACATGGTTTGATGAAGAAAAAAATTACTATATGCCAACATTCAAGCGTCTACCGATAACGCTGGTACGAGGGCAAGGCAACCAGGTCTGGGATGAAAATGGAAAAGAATACCTTGATTTTGTTGCCGGCTGGGCAGTTAACTCGCTCGGCCATTGCCATCCGGTTGTGGTTGATGCTGTGTGCAAACAGGCAGCTCAGCTGATTCACACTTCCAACAGTTACTACACTATTCCTCAACTTAATCTGGCCAGGTTACTGGTTGAGAACAGCTGTATGGATAAAGTCTTTTGCTGCAATAGCGGCACTGAAGCAAACGAGGGGGCAGTCAAGCTGGCGCGGCGTTACGGGCACCGTTATCTAAATGGAGCTTACGAGGTTATTACCGCCTTAGGCTCGTTCCACGGCAGAACTCTTGCCATGGTCTCTGCCAGTGGCCAGACTCGCCACCAAGCGCCTTATGTTCCACTTCCGGCTGGTTTTGTGAATGTCGAGTTTAATAATATTGAAGCGCTTAAGGCTGCCACCAGTAAAAAAACCTGCGCGGTAATGCTTGAGCCTGTACAGGGCGAAGGCGGGGTAAATATTGCTGATTATGAATATATTCGTGCTATCCGAAAATGGTGTGACGAAAAAAATATTCTCTTAATCCTGGATGAGGTTCAAACTGGAATTGGGCGAACCGGTGAGCTTTTTGCCTACATGCATTTTGGAATTGAGCCGGATATTATCACACTGGCAAAAGGGATGGGTAGTGGTTTGCCAGTGGGTGCAATTGCCGCCAGAGAACGTGCTTCGGTATTTGGCGCTGGTGAACACGGGTCTACATTTGGGGGCAATCCAGTTACCTGTGCAGCTGCGTATGCCACCGTTTCTTATATAATTGAAAACAATTTGCCGGCACATGCTGCAGACATGGGTAGATTATTTTGCCAGGGGCTAGATAGCCTGGTACAGCACTACGATATTGTTTCCAGCCATCGTGGCATGGGTTTGCTCCAGGCACTCCAGTTTGAAAAAGACATAGCTGATGAACTTGTATTAAAATGTCTGAATAATGGCTTGCTTATCAACCGCCTGAAGCCCAACGCAATCAGAATTATGCCGTCTCTTATCATTACACAGGAAGAAGTCGAAAAAGGTCTTGGTCTTCTGGAAAAATCAATAAAAGGTTTTTAA
- the argJ gene encoding bifunctional glutamate N-acetyltransferase/amino-acid acetyltransferase ArgJ: MSDNIIQIQDGCITSSRGFQAGATYAGINKHPPHNMDLALLYSEAPCNACALFTTNRVKAAPVLISRDRLPSSCIQALIVNSGVANACTGEKGMADARFMADLAAARLNLKPECALPMSTGVIGKPLPVDLIAWHLPLISLSNEGGAAFARAIMTTDTRPKEIAVKVKSGGGDYTISGAAKGAGMIAPNMATTLCFITTDAAIELEALETALRKAGNKSFNMITVDGDTSTNDTLLVMANGLARNQVIKTGSRAMRVFQEALDHVCIFLARSVVSDGEGATRLITANVAGARSKKEARIVAKAIASSNLVKTAIHGADPNWGRIVSAAGSSGAAFEESRLSLTIGGIKIWQEGKVLDFELSSLRSKLQQEEIVINLNLNLGKGTATAWGCDMSEEYVTINSEYTT, from the coding sequence ATGTCTGATAATATTATTCAAATTCAAGACGGCTGTATTACTTCTTCCCGCGGGTTTCAAGCTGGCGCAACCTATGCCGGCATCAACAAGCACCCACCTCACAATATGGATCTCGCCCTGCTGTATTCTGAAGCACCATGCAATGCATGTGCCCTGTTCACCACTAACCGGGTAAAAGCTGCTCCGGTACTTATAAGCCGTGATCGCCTACCTTCCAGCTGCATCCAGGCACTGATAGTAAACAGCGGTGTCGCTAATGCTTGTACCGGTGAAAAAGGCATGGCTGATGCTCGTTTTATGGCAGACCTGGCAGCGGCAAGACTGAACTTAAAACCGGAATGCGCTTTACCAATGAGTACCGGTGTTATCGGCAAGCCTCTTCCAGTTGACTTGATAGCATGGCATTTGCCTTTAATAAGTCTGTCCAACGAAGGTGGGGCAGCCTTTGCCAGAGCGATTATGACCACCGATACCCGCCCGAAAGAAATTGCGGTTAAAGTGAAATCTGGCGGAGGAGACTATACAATTTCCGGCGCGGCAAAGGGTGCAGGGATGATTGCCCCCAATATGGCAACAACCCTGTGCTTTATTACTACAGATGCAGCTATAGAGCTGGAAGCCCTTGAAACTGCCCTGAGAAAAGCTGGTAACAAATCATTCAATATGATTACTGTTGATGGGGACACATCAACAAATGATACTCTGCTTGTCATGGCGAACGGCCTTGCTAGGAATCAGGTTATCAAAACCGGATCCCGTGCAATGAGAGTGTTTCAGGAAGCTCTGGACCACGTTTGCATTTTTCTTGCCCGCTCGGTTGTTTCTGACGGTGAAGGTGCAACTCGGCTTATTACTGCCAATGTTGCCGGCGCTCGTTCTAAAAAAGAAGCTCGTATTGTCGCTAAAGCTATCGCTAGCTCCAACCTGGTTAAAACCGCCATTCACGGCGCTGATCCTAACTGGGGGCGAATTGTCAGCGCCGCTGGTAGCAGCGGAGCCGCATTTGAAGAAAGCCGGTTAAGCCTCACGATTGGCGGCATTAAAATATGGCAAGAAGGTAAAGTACTGGATTTTGAGTTATCCTCGCTGCGTTCCAAGCTCCAACAGGAAGAAATAGTCATTAATTTGAACTTGAACCTTGGAAAAGGCACTGCTACAGCCTGGGGTTGTGATATGAGCGAGGAATATGTAACCATAAACAGCGAGTACACAACTTAG
- a CDS encoding putative DNA binding domain-containing protein, whose translation MKSDFVKIDLHVHTPASSCYKGPKSDDEYLRILRFARSNDIKILGISDHNSIDGYKRILNIKEKLANERKSLSLITDSKQVKNRISKIDDDLEIFKSILILPAIEFEVSNGIHLLVVFNDTTPIEDIHQFLSNGGYNQDNFGIEEPNVLSNWDIFKLYEESAKYDCLVIDAHTDSNKGILNTIPQGNTRANCFSSPYLAAVCYRSEEQKEKLANTIKSQRPYLRKTPLPFLKFSDAHIAEEVGKPLSWVKVEKLSFPSLKIAFSNPSEMVSTEEPSMARILDDLIKLDNSIGIPDVSEDSQSLLKKYICAFGNTDGGYILLGVSKNKSKIGLVEKSEGGGHALSHIINPIFECFSNIEPAVRPTITQYNLQSKKHIFSIHVQKSPTLINIKNDRLVYSIKKGTISVLKATEIEAIAQDKLLVDIESKISNHLLSVQNECCLIKNIFCCLPIIRFFDCHSHEAIFRFEVAKSISLEKKNIDKLKKIGINGTSRGNIYYLDNVIPPRLTSTYLRYSIPLFTLAKVKLDIKRKETIYIVPGGAVFYSTKNFQFFSESLPNILKISGDIKPSAKFIVAFLKSSFNLWYLKNKLDNIDIFQPEVFNNLRLPVINLKHSDSSQAINEIHNSIDEIIKLESNYLVKQRKYNIKDDKQREILSKLTTEHNSKVDLIAYDIDKLIYKLLDLSENQINVIEENLRLNDIYLPPLSRHCFC comes from the coding sequence ATGAAATCAGATTTTGTAAAAATAGACCTTCATGTGCACACGCCGGCATCTTCATGCTATAAAGGCCCCAAGAGTGATGATGAGTATTTAAGAATTCTGCGATTTGCACGTTCTAATGATATAAAGATATTAGGTATATCTGACCATAATTCAATTGATGGTTATAAACGGATTTTAAATATAAAAGAGAAATTAGCCAATGAAAGAAAATCCCTTTCATTGATTACCGACTCTAAGCAAGTAAAAAATAGAATATCAAAAATAGACGATGATTTAGAAATATTTAAAAGTATTCTTATTCTTCCAGCAATTGAATTTGAGGTAAGTAACGGAATTCATTTACTAGTTGTTTTTAATGATACAACCCCAATTGAGGATATACATCAGTTTTTATCTAATGGTGGGTACAATCAAGATAATTTTGGAATAGAAGAGCCAAACGTATTATCTAACTGGGATATTTTCAAATTATATGAAGAATCTGCTAAATATGATTGCCTGGTAATTGATGCTCACACTGATTCTAACAAAGGAATATTAAACACAATCCCTCAAGGCAATACAAGAGCTAATTGTTTTAGTTCCCCTTATCTTGCAGCCGTTTGCTATAGGAGTGAGGAGCAAAAAGAAAAACTGGCGAATACAATAAAATCCCAACGCCCATATTTAAGAAAAACACCTCTTCCGTTTTTAAAATTTTCAGATGCTCATATTGCTGAAGAAGTAGGAAAACCGCTGTCTTGGGTAAAAGTTGAAAAGCTGTCATTTCCTTCTTTGAAAATCGCATTTTCAAATCCGTCGGAGATGGTCTCAACAGAAGAGCCATCTATGGCTCGTATATTAGATGACTTAATAAAGTTAGACAATTCGATAGGGATACCCGATGTTTCAGAAGATTCACAATCATTGTTAAAAAAATATATTTGTGCTTTTGGAAATACAGATGGTGGGTATATACTTTTAGGAGTTTCCAAAAATAAAAGCAAAATAGGCTTAGTTGAGAAAAGTGAAGGAGGCGGACATGCATTAAGCCATATTATCAACCCAATTTTTGAGTGTTTTTCTAATATTGAGCCAGCAGTAAGACCTACAATTACTCAATATAACCTACAAAGCAAAAAACATATATTTTCTATTCACGTTCAAAAATCTCCGACTTTAATTAACATTAAGAATGACAGGCTTGTATATTCGATAAAAAAGGGGACAATAAGTGTTTTAAAGGCAACAGAAATTGAAGCAATAGCCCAAGATAAATTATTGGTTGACATTGAAAGTAAAATATCTAATCACCTATTATCTGTTCAAAATGAGTGTTGTTTAATTAAAAATATATTCTGTTGCTTGCCTATTATTCGTTTTTTTGATTGCCATAGCCATGAAGCTATTTTTCGATTTGAAGTAGCTAAGTCGATAAGCCTAGAGAAAAAAAATATTGATAAGCTAAAAAAAATAGGAATTAATGGTACAAGTAGGGGAAATATATACTATTTAGATAATGTAATACCACCTAGATTAACATCTACATATTTAAGATATAGTATTCCGTTATTCACTTTAGCTAAAGTGAAATTAGATATTAAAAGGAAGGAGACAATATATATTGTTCCTGGCGGAGCAGTATTTTATTCTACTAAAAATTTTCAATTCTTTTCCGAGAGTTTACCTAATATATTAAAGATTTCTGGGGATATCAAACCAAGTGCTAAATTTATTGTGGCTTTTTTGAAATCATCTTTTAATCTATGGTATTTAAAGAATAAATTAGATAATATAGATATATTTCAACCTGAGGTATTTAACAATCTAAGGCTACCTGTTATAAATCTTAAACATAGCGATTCATCCCAAGCTATAAATGAGATACACAATAGTATAGATGAAATAATCAAGTTAGAATCTAATTATTTAGTAAAACAGAGGAAATACAATATAAAAGATGACAAGCAAAGAGAGATACTATCGAAGTTAACAACCGAACATAATTCGAAAGTTGATTTAATAGCATATGATATCGATAAACTCATATACAAACTCCTTGATTTATCCGAAAATCAAATAAATGTTATTGAAGAAAACCTCAGATTAAATGACATATACCTTCCGCCACTTTCTCGACATTGTTTTTGCTAA
- a CDS encoding ABC transporter ATP-binding protein — MQDSAKIVLTKMTIIEAHNISKRFGDITAVEDLNLEVAEGEVLGFLGPNGAGKTTTIRILARIIAPTSGYAVIAGHRTDGEIDSLHEVIGLLTDTPGFYEKLSARRNLEYFGGFYSNVDVEAHVEKYLKLMGLWERRESRVGTFSKGMKQRLALARALLHEPKVLFLDEPTAGLDPEAAQEVRELVKRLSNEGRTVFLSTHNLTEAEQLCHRIAVIRTKLLALDTGLNLRHRFFRREVIIRLVDPSITIVDAVRKLTFVEDVKEEDGQLIIGLIEPDKNRPELVKAIVGASGKILEVSEREHPLEDIYLKLIREEK, encoded by the coding sequence TTGCAGGATAGCGCAAAGATTGTATTAACCAAGATGACGATAATCGAAGCACACAATATTAGCAAAAGATTTGGCGATATTACGGCAGTAGAAGACCTGAATCTTGAAGTCGCCGAAGGCGAGGTACTTGGTTTTCTTGGGCCTAACGGGGCAGGTAAAACAACCACCATTCGTATTCTGGCACGTATCATTGCCCCTACTTCAGGATATGCGGTGATAGCTGGCCATCGAACAGATGGTGAAATTGATAGTCTGCATGAAGTGATTGGATTACTAACCGATACTCCCGGCTTTTATGAGAAGTTGAGTGCTCGTCGGAACCTGGAATACTTTGGCGGTTTCTATTCCAACGTTGATGTTGAAGCTCACGTAGAAAAATACCTGAAATTGATGGGGCTATGGGAACGCCGGGAGAGCCGGGTGGGTACGTTTTCCAAGGGTATGAAACAGCGTCTGGCATTGGCGCGGGCTTTACTACACGAACCGAAAGTCCTCTTTCTAGATGAACCGACCGCAGGGCTTGATCCGGAGGCAGCCCAGGAAGTCAGGGAACTGGTGAAACGACTTAGTAATGAAGGGAGAACTGTTTTCCTTTCGACTCATAATCTGACAGAAGCCGAGCAACTCTGTCATCGGATCGCGGTTATACGGACTAAACTGCTAGCCTTAGACACTGGGCTAAATCTGCGACATCGCTTTTTCCGACGTGAGGTAATTATTCGCTTGGTCGATCCGAGTATAACAATTGTGGATGCAGTGAGAAAACTTACCTTTGTCGAAGATGTAAAAGAAGAAGACGGTCAATTGATTATTGGGTTGATTGAGCCGGACAAAAATCGTCCCGAATTAGTAAAAGCCATCGTTGGCGCCAGTGGTAAAATTCTCGAGGTTTCGGAAAGAGAGCATCCCCTGGAGGATATATATCTGAAACTGATTCGTGAGGAAAAATAA
- a CDS encoding zinc ribbon domain-containing protein — MKKFVLIMTFGIVFIAIGMFQWQEGLNLQKLTPLEEARPVWSSTTESRIKSGENKETLGLTLLATGAVLTTGGLIGSIIYSNKDANRQKYDYENNNNSICEKCGTIVQDDDLFCPKCGVQFELSNGNTSNFATSQKQHTHFQGVNLCSKCGRAISGRSNTCGGCGGKFEDEYLDYKLKKCPYCQSRNIVDSVSEKANNENEKLQLGYEYLWRGHCLDCKKNWHWKQP; from the coding sequence ATGAAGAAATTTGTGCTAATTATGACTTTCGGCATAGTTTTTATTGCTATCGGGATGTTTCAGTGGCAGGAAGGTTTGAATTTACAAAAATTAACACCTCTTGAAGAAGCAAGACCTGTGTGGTCTTCAACAACCGAAAGCAGGATTAAATCTGGTGAAAATAAAGAAACCCTAGGATTAACATTATTAGCTACTGGAGCTGTTCTCACCACTGGGGGCTTAATAGGGTCAATAATATATTCCAACAAAGATGCCAACAGACAAAAATATGATTACGAAAACAATAACAATTCAATTTGTGAGAAATGTGGGACTATCGTACAAGACGATGATTTGTTTTGCCCAAAATGTGGCGTACAATTTGAATTAAGTAACGGAAACACAAGTAATTTTGCTACCTCGCAAAAACAACACACACATTTTCAGGGTGTGAACCTTTGCTCAAAATGCGGACGGGCTATTTCTGGTAGAAGTAATACTTGTGGCGGGTGTGGAGGAAAATTTGAAGACGAATATTTGGATTACAAATTAAAAAAGTGCCCCTATTGTCAAAGTAGAAACATTGTGGATTCGGTAAGTGAAAAAGCAAATAATGAAAATGAGAAACTTCAACTTGGTTATGAATATCTCTGGCGAGGGCACTGTTTAGATTGTAAAAAGAATTGGCATTGGAAACAACCTTAA
- the argB gene encoding acetylglutamate kinase, producing MENALKKAIVIKLGGSVYNSRDTVITDIIRLQKEGQPVVIIHGGASLVTNWLKKQNCTTTFYEGERITDETSLDVVTAVLAGLANKEIVATIQDAGGKAIGISGVDGGLIQGKIKDRARGYVGAVVKVDSAPLQAIISGGFIPVISPVSLHAYDRQGGERSLLNINGDTAAGAIAAELKAGRLVFLTDVDGIKDESGKIITNIPASTARLLIESGVAYGGMIPKIRACLDAASNKVTICSIINGSIPHSLYNEIIEGNNGTRIFPD from the coding sequence ATGGAAAATGCATTAAAAAAAGCTATCGTTATCAAGCTTGGCGGTTCCGTATATAACAGCAGGGATACCGTAATCACTGATATCATACGCCTGCAAAAAGAAGGACAACCGGTTGTAATCATCCATGGTGGTGCCTCGTTGGTCACTAACTGGCTTAAAAAGCAGAACTGCACCACCACATTTTATGAGGGTGAACGCATAACCGACGAAACCTCTCTGGATGTAGTTACCGCAGTGCTTGCCGGGCTGGCAAACAAGGAAATAGTAGCTACAATCCAGGATGCCGGTGGTAAAGCAATTGGAATTAGCGGTGTGGATGGTGGGCTGATTCAAGGGAAAATCAAGGATCGCGCCAGGGGATACGTCGGAGCAGTGGTCAAGGTAGATTCTGCACCGCTACAGGCAATCATCTCAGGGGGTTTTATTCCGGTAATATCCCCGGTTAGCCTTCATGCGTACGACAGGCAGGGAGGAGAACGCTCTCTACTGAATATCAATGGAGATACCGCCGCTGGTGCTATTGCTGCCGAACTTAAAGCTGGCAGGTTGGTTTTTCTGACTGATGTCGATGGAATTAAAGATGAAAGCGGTAAGATTATAACCAATATACCGGCTTCCACGGCGCGCCTGTTAATAGAAAGCGGAGTTGCCTATGGTGGCATGATACCTAAAATCCGCGCTTGTCTTGACGCAGCCTCTAACAAGGTTACTATTTGTTCTATAATTAATGGTAGCATCCCGCACAGTCTCTATAACGAAATAATTGAGGGAAATAACGGTACGCGTATATTCCCGGATTAA
- a CDS encoding HNH endonuclease signature motif containing protein, which translates to MRLRFSKADKKNIAKYQNQENIEEDIWLGTTRVVGYRCKKCRREFPLDILEVDHITPVSKGGKDNPANLQLLCPPCNKKKGATFKPKISTLKSAPLKSKITQNKTGQSKSKSTSSKPKTTSVKTKPSNKRSVKPK; encoded by the coding sequence ATGCGTCTTCGGTTTAGCAAAGCTGACAAAAAGAATATTGCCAAGTATCAGAACCAAGAAAATATTGAAGAGGATATATGGCTTGGAACCACAAGAGTAGTAGGCTACAGGTGTAAGAAGTGCCGAAGAGAATTCCCATTAGATATTCTTGAAGTTGATCATATAACTCCTGTTTCCAAAGGTGGCAAAGATAATCCTGCTAATCTTCAATTGCTATGTCCACCTTGTAATAAAAAGAAGGGCGCTACATTTAAACCCAAAATATCAACCTTAAAGAGTGCCCCATTAAAATCCAAAATTACTCAGAATAAGACCGGTCAGTCGAAATCAAAGTCTACCTCAAGCAAACCAAAAACAACATCTGTAAAAACTAAGCCAAGTAATAAAAGAAGCGTGAAGCCAAAGTAA
- a CDS encoding helix-turn-helix transcriptional regulator, giving the protein MGIRLIEGNAEDKGYILENNIHVTFRELQVLFLLARGQEQSEIAKQFGISINTVRNHIYNVMIKLNAKNRSQAIVKALENGIFEIVKSKYLVKKSASEYGWCWKCNKVFLIKDWVTIQLEPIEINHVMVNPSPYPACPYCKEEFDISCLWSYLLDYNPELPKVPNKNKTYKNLDYVRSYFKESDLSVEEDYQQEVESV; this is encoded by the coding sequence ATGGGCATACGGCTAATTGAAGGCAACGCTGAAGACAAAGGCTACATACTTGAAAATAACATTCACGTTACTTTCCGGGAACTCCAAGTGCTGTTTTTGTTAGCAAGAGGCCAGGAACAAAGTGAAATAGCGAAACAATTTGGTATCAGCATCAACACGGTTAGAAATCACATCTATAACGTAATGATAAAACTAAACGCAAAGAACCGCTCACAGGCAATAGTAAAAGCTTTGGAGAATGGTATTTTCGAAATTGTTAAATCAAAGTATTTAGTGAAAAAATCTGCTAGTGAATATGGATGGTGTTGGAAATGCAATAAAGTTTTTTTAATAAAGGATTGGGTTACTATACAACTTGAACCTATAGAAATTAATCATGTAATGGTTAATCCTTCCCCATATCCAGCATGTCCATACTGCAAAGAAGAGTTTGATATTAGCTGTTTATGGAGTTATTTACTTGATTACAATCCTGAGCTTCCTAAAGTACCAAACAAAAATAAGACATATAAAAATCTTGATTATGTAAGGTCATATTTTAAGGAATCTGATTTATCGGTCGAAGAAGATTATCAACAAGAAGTTGAAAGTGTCTAG
- a CDS encoding tyrosine-type recombinase/integrase — MKARKNFRWEDMEKGGIELGQLIQHYEVFNRSEGKSPQTVSWYSEALNAFLRWLQMENMPTRLGNVGENEVRAFVLYLYSKIIRGKPLSKHSVANRVRALRGFYSWLAWKGYTDGHVLADFKPPKTTQLLVEPLTPQEIDQLFSNINQSTALGARNGAILALFLDTGIRLSELANLKEADVHLDQRYFKVLGKGSKERIVPFGADCQKTLLHYYYHFRQRPAHQGIDTFFLTLDGYSMTTTAVKSMIRRLAKAANVPRIHPHLFRHTYATRFLLNGGDVFLLKHNLGHSTLMMVEHYRHIASRCSLREEKSNPGTPKGDAGTNNKSSQKLQPVPAGACERYLIMLKSSVGKLSHFADCQQWLVHSEGTAFHPHSQALIDF; from the coding sequence ATGAAGGCACGAAAAAACTTTCGGTGGGAAGACATGGAAAAGGGTGGCATTGAACTGGGTCAACTCATTCAACACTACGAGGTGTTTAACCGCAGTGAAGGAAAATCACCCCAGACGGTATCATGGTATAGCGAAGCTCTTAACGCCTTTCTGCGCTGGCTGCAGATGGAGAACATGCCAACCAGGCTTGGTAATGTTGGCGAGAACGAAGTACGTGCATTTGTATTATATCTATACAGCAAAATAATCAGAGGCAAGCCGCTTTCAAAACACTCAGTTGCCAATCGAGTCCGGGCGCTAAGAGGATTCTACTCGTGGCTTGCTTGGAAGGGTTATACCGATGGGCATGTTCTGGCCGATTTCAAGCCACCTAAAACGACACAGTTGCTGGTTGAACCCCTTACACCACAAGAGATAGACCAGTTATTTAGCAATATTAATCAGAGCACGGCTCTCGGAGCAAGAAACGGAGCTATACTAGCGCTTTTTCTCGATACCGGTATTCGATTGTCGGAACTGGCAAACTTAAAAGAAGCGGACGTCCACCTGGACCAGAGATACTTTAAAGTACTGGGCAAAGGTTCTAAGGAACGTATCGTGCCTTTTGGTGCCGATTGCCAGAAGACCTTGCTTCACTACTACTATCATTTCCGGCAAAGGCCGGCTCATCAAGGTATAGACACGTTTTTCCTGACGCTGGATGGTTATTCTATGACGACTACCGCCGTCAAGTCGATGATTAGACGCCTGGCAAAAGCCGCTAATGTTCCAAGGATACACCCTCATCTTTTCCGGCATACTTATGCAACAAGATTCTTGCTCAACGGGGGTGATGTCTTTTTGCTTAAACACAACTTGGGCCATTCTACTCTTATGATGGTAGAGCACTATCGGCACATAGCCAGCAGATGTTCTTTAAGGGAGGAGAAATCAAATCCTGGAACACCGAAAGGAGATGCAGGCACAAACAATAAATCGTCGCAGAAACTACAACCGGTACCTGCGGGAGCTTGTGAACGCTACTTGATTATGCTAAAGTCTTCGGTTGGAAAACTGTCCCATTTCGCTGACTGCCAACAATGGCTTGTTCATTCAGAAGGCACTGCGTTCCATCCTCATTCTCAAGCTTTGATTGATTTCTAG
- a CDS encoding winged helix-turn-helix domain-containing protein, with protein MADWSFFTNHGLVLATIAKQPKSTAREIGDTVGITERTAHKIINDLENEGYITKIKTGRKNRYRIHSNVPLVDEGSDVAVGELLAMLGWKRRRTLPSKPVPGTTSDPSS; from the coding sequence ATGGCAGATTGGTCTTTTTTTACTAATCATGGGCTGGTGCTGGCAACCATTGCCAAACAACCCAAGAGCACCGCGCGGGAGATTGGTGATACCGTAGGCATTACCGAACGCACCGCCCATAAAATCATCAATGACCTTGAAAATGAAGGGTACATAACCAAGATTAAAACCGGTCGTAAAAACCGTTATCGTATACATTCTAACGTTCCCCTGGTTGATGAAGGAAGTGATGTTGCAGTTGGCGAACTCCTTGCCATGCTTGGCTGGAAACGCCGGCGCACCTTGCCTTCTAAACCTGTCCCCGGCACAACTTCCGATCCTTCCAGTTAA
- a CDS encoding NERD domain-containing protein, producing MSIESTFKGFIGEAQTKLVQTILDPKYHRKYDNVLIKNADDSTQIDHVIVSRYGIFVVETKRWNSDSVIYGSLHDKTWTVFINGGKFSYPNPIRQNYKHKIMLSEYLSIPPENVFAIVYIWGGCKFKKEKPQGVICETSAFSNGYSYIKEIVSHKEVIFTDEEVAKFNQSIQEIQNITNFSDHLKHIHTVKSKHSEQSKSSIMLNTIVARSDVTPKICPKCKEGKLITREAKKGAHAGESFLCCSNFPKCKYRTLLNKKKLEVSSCSNCGTEVQDEYRFCFKCGTKLSNTSASNQ from the coding sequence ATGTCTATAGAGTCTACTTTCAAGGGATTTATCGGAGAAGCCCAAACCAAACTAGTGCAGACCATCCTCGATCCCAAGTATCATCGTAAATATGACAATGTTCTTATCAAAAACGCTGATGATTCTACACAGATAGATCATGTAATAGTTTCTCGATATGGGATTTTCGTAGTAGAAACAAAAAGATGGAATAGCGATTCTGTTATATACGGCTCCTTACATGATAAAACTTGGACTGTTTTTATTAATGGTGGCAAGTTTTCTTACCCAAATCCCATTCGGCAGAATTACAAACACAAGATCATGTTGTCTGAATATTTATCAATACCCCCCGAGAATGTTTTCGCCATAGTCTATATTTGGGGTGGATGCAAGTTTAAGAAGGAAAAACCTCAAGGAGTTATATGTGAAACTAGCGCTTTTTCAAATGGCTATAGTTATATCAAAGAGATAGTTAGTCATAAAGAAGTCATATTCACCGACGAAGAAGTTGCAAAATTTAATCAGAGCATACAAGAAATCCAAAATATCACAAACTTCTCTGATCATCTTAAGCATATCCATACTGTAAAATCTAAGCATTCCGAACAATCGAAATCGTCGATAATGTTAAACACAATTGTCGCACGATCTGACGTCACTCCAAAAATATGCCCTAAGTGCAAAGAAGGTAAACTTATCACGCGCGAAGCAAAAAAGGGTGCTCATGCGGGAGAGTCATTTTTATGTTGTTCAAATTTCCCTAAGTGTAAATATAGAACTTTATTGAATAAAAAGAAACTTGAGGTATCTTCTTGTAGTAATTGTGGTACTGAAGTCCAAGACGAGTATAGATTTTGTTTTAAATGTGGTACTAAATTATCTAATACATCCGCTAGTAATCAATAA